A DNA window from Syngnathus typhle isolate RoL2023-S1 ecotype Sweden linkage group LG2, RoL_Styp_1.0, whole genome shotgun sequence contains the following coding sequences:
- the LOC133150144 gene encoding transmembrane protein 237B-like, with translation MDSELSKKTRPRELPPLPQRGQRGLLSEPSGESAEAAKQKKKRVVRKEADGAADGEDQEMEMEGRGSRRTSEVNDRLSVETMTGGPPQRKRKKKKTAATLDHEDDQADLVNGDTMDQTTDEEQVKKPKRKKKSKVAESSIPDELDVEEDDIITDMPCYIPQHSLFSAPQGQSQPVGKVFVERSKRFQAADRSEWRKTSDQMENLNDFQPMQTRLTTRDVSIKVHKNFRIFALYCHGFLAGFAVWNIVVVFVLAGQHLTAWSNLLEQYHCLAYPSQCLLYMLLAISTVAAFDRVNLAKSSMALQELVTLDPVALASFLYFSALVLSLSLQMTSDRINLYADSNATLWRPGSEHQILHPWVTVNLVVALLVGLAWIFISIRPATDYTENYLMAMQIEPPKDEEKSEMSA, from the exons AGGGGACAAAGGGGCCTTCTCTCAGAACCAAG TGGAGAATCAGCCG AAGCGGccaagcagaagaagaagagagtGGTGAGAAAAGAGGCGGATGGAGCGGCGGATGGCGAAG ATCAGGAAATGGAGATGGAAGGCCGGGGCAGCAGAAGGACCTCTGAGGTGAATGACCGTCTTTCAGTTGAGACAATGACGGGTGGACCCCctcagaggaagaggaagaagaaaaagacagcaGCGACTCTAG ATCATGAAGATGACCAAGCTGATCTGGTGAATGGAGACACGATGGATCAGACTACCGATGAAGAACAAGTTAAAAAACCCAAAAGGAAGAA GAAGTCCAAAGTTGCCGAGTCGTCGATTCCTGATGAATTGGATGTGGAAgaggatgacatcatcaccgACATGCCTTGCTATATACCGCAGCATTCCCTCTTCTCTGCCCCGCAAGGACAGAGTCAGCCCGTCGGAAAGGTCTTTGTGGAGCGCAGCA AGCGCTTCCAGGCAGCAGACCGATCAGAAtggaggaagaccagtgaccaGATGGAAAACCTCAACGACTTCCAGCCCATGCAAACGCGCCTGACCACCAGAGATGTTTCTATCAAGGTGCACAAGAACTTCAG GATTTTTGCTCTCTACTGTCACGGCTTCCTGGCAGGATTTGCCGTGTGGAACATCGTGGTGGTGTTCGTGTTAGCTGGCCAGCACCTCACGGCTTGGTCCAACCTGCTGGAGCAATACCACTGCCTGGCTTACCCGTCACAGTGTCTGCTTTACATGCTGCTGGCCATCAGCACCGTGGCTGCTTTTGACAG AGTCAACCTGGCAAAGAGCTCCATGGCGCTGCAGGAGCTGGTCACACTGGACCCAGTGGCTCTCGCTTCCTTTT TGTATTTCTCAGCATTGGTGCTCTCCCTTAGCCTACAAATGACAAGTGACCGCATCAACCTGTACGCAGACAGCAACGCAACGCTATG GCGACCGGGATCCGAGCATCAAATTCTCCACCCTTGGGTTACAGTCAACCTCGTGGTGGCGCTGCTGGTGGGCCTAGCCTGGATCTTCATCTCCATCCGACCAGCAACGGACTACACTGAAA ACTATTTGATGGCCATGCAAATTGAACCCCCCAAGGATGAGGAGAAATCTGAAATGAGCGCCTGA
- the LOC133150143 gene encoding cytochrome P450 20A1 codes for MLDFAIFAVTFIVVLVGAVVYLYPSSRRSSDIPGLNPSDEKDGNLQDIVNRGGLHEFLVALHEEFGSVASFWFGRRLVVSLGSVDQLRQHINPNHTTDSFETMLKSLLGYQSGEGVTEAVIRKKMYDNAINETLKKNVSLVLKLIEELVGKWVSFPEGQHIPLCAHLLGLSMKTVTQLALGERFGEDAQVISFRKNHDAIWCEIGKGYLDGAQEKSSSRKTLYETALTEMESVLLSVAKERKANKKQMVFVDMLQKSSLTERQIMEDCMVFTLAGCVITANLCIWVLHFLSTSEEVQDRLYQELEDVLGSDPITFDKIPQLKYCQQVLNETVRTAKLTPVAARLQALDGKVDQHVIPKETLVIYALGVVLQDSNTWSAARRFNPDRFEEDSSRKTFSLLGFSGNQTCPELRFAYTIATVMLSTLVRRMRLHQLEGQVLEVKSELVSAPKEETWITVSRRSST; via the exons ATGCTGGACTTTGCAATATTTGCTGTGACATTTATTGTCGTTTTGGTTGGAGCAGTTGTGTATTTGTACCCG TCATCCAGAAGATCCTCCGACATCCCTGGTCTCAATCCCTCCGATGAGAA GGATGGCAACCTGCAAGACATTGTGAACCGAGGCGGTCTACATGAATTCCTGGTGGCTTTACACGAGGAATTTGGCTCTGTGGCTTCATTCTGGTTTGGTCGGCGGCTGGTGGTAAGCCTGGGATCTGTCGACCAGCTGCGGCAACACATCAACCCCAACCACACAA CTGACTCCTTTGAGACGATGCTGAAGTCGTTACTCGGTTACCAATCGGGCGAAGGGGTCACCGAAGCCGTCATCAGAAAAAAGATGTATGACAACGCCATCAATGAGACGCTCAAGAAAAACGTTTCTTTGGTTCTCAAG TTAATTGAGGAGTTGGTTGGAAAGTGGGTGTCTTTCCCAGAGGGTCAACACATCCCACTATGTGCCCACCTGTTGGGTCTCTCCATGAAGACCGTCACCCAGCTCGCTCTCGGCGAGCGCTTCGGTGAAGACGCCCAAGTCATTTCCTTCCGCAAGAATCACGACGCG ATCTGGTGTGAAATTGGGAAAGGTTACTTGGACGGCGCCCAGGAGAAGAGCTCCAGCCGAAAGACGCTCTATGAAACAG CGCTGACGGAGATGGAGTCCGTGTTGCTGTCTGTGGCCAAGGAGAGAAAAGCCAATAAGAAGCAGATGGTGTTTGTGGACATGCTGCAAAAGTCGTCTCTCACAGAGCGACAG atCATGGAGGACTGCATGGTGTTCACTTTGGCCGGATGCGTCATCACCGCCAACC TGTGTATCTGGGTTCTTCACTTCCTGTCCACCTCGGAAGAAGTCCAGGATAGGTTGTATCAGGAGCTGGAAGATGTTTTGGGTTCCGATCCTATTACCTTCGACAAGATCCCTCAGCTCAA ATACTGCCAGCAGGTGTTGAACGAGACGGTGAGAACTGCAAAGTTGACTCCCGTTGCTGCCCGACTTCAAGCATTGGATGGAAAAGTTGATCAGCACGTCATCCCCAAAGAG ACACTGGTGATCTATGCTTTGGGTGTAGTACTGCAAGATTCCAACACCTGGAGCGCTGCAAGAAG ATTTAACCCAGATCGCTTTGAGGAAGATTCAAGCAGAAAGACTTTCTCTCTGCTCGGTTTCTCTGGAAATCAGACGTGCCCAGAACTTAG ATTTGCGTACACGATAGCTACCGTCATGCTCAGCACATTAGTGCGGCGGATGAGGCTTCATCAGTTGGAGGGTCAAGTCCTGGAGGTCAAATCCGAGCTGGTTTCAGCACCAAAGGAAGAAACCTGGATCACTGTCAGCAGGAGAAGTTCAACTTAA